The genomic segment TCGCGCACCGGCACCAAGTACGGCTCCATCGAGGTGCTCGACGCGATGGCCCACGACGCGCTGTTCTGCGCGTTCGACCAGTGCGCGATGGGCGAGTCGACCGAGCGCTACAACGCGAGGCTGGGGATCAGCCGCGAGGACCAGGACGCGTTCAGCGCGCGGTCCCACCAGAACGCGGCGCGGGCGCAGAAGGACGGCCGGTTCGACGAGGAGATCGTGCCCGTCACGGTGCCGCAGCGCCGCGGCGAGCCGCTCGTGGTGGACACCGACGAGGGCGTGCGGGCCGACACGACGGCCGAGCTGCTGGCCAAGCTGCGCCCCGCCTTCGCCCCCGACGGGACCATCACCGCGGGGTCGAGCTCGCAGATCTCCGACGGCGCCTGCGCCGTGGTGGTCATGAGCCGGGCCAAGGCCGAGGAGCTCGGGCTGGAGTGGCTCGCCGAGGTCGGGGCGCACGGCGTCGTGGCCGGCCCCGACGCGAGCCTGCAGTCGCAGCCGGCGAACGCGGTGCGCCGGGCGCTGGCCAAGGAGGGCCTCGGCGTCGACGACCTCGACCTCGTGGAGATCAACGAGGCCTTCGCGTCGGTCGGCATCCAGTCCACCCGCGAGCTCGGCGTCGACCCGGAGAAGGTCAACGTCAACGGCGGCGCCATCGCCCTCGGCCACCCGGTCGGCATGTCCGGCGCGCGCATCGTCCTGTCGCTGGCGCTGGAGCTGCGCCGCCGGGGCGGCGGCACCGGCGTCGCGGCGCTGTGCGGCGGCGGCGGGCAGGGCGACGCCCTCGTCGTGCGCGTGCCCGGCGCCTGAGGCCGCCCCTTCGTGCCGCGCCCCGTCGACGTCCCGGCCCTGGTCGCCGCCGCGCAGGAGGGCAGCCCCCGGGCGGTCGCGCGGCTCGTCAGCCTCGTCGAGGACGGCGCCCCGCAGCTGCGCGAGGTGATGGCCGCGCTCGCGCCGCGCACCGGCCGGGCCCGGGTCGTGGGCCTCACCGGCCCGCCCGGCGTCGGCAAGTCGACGACGACGAGCGCGCTCGTGCGGGCGTACCGGGGCAGGGGGCTGCGCGTCGGCGTGCTCGCCGTCGACCCGTCGTCGCCCTTCACCGGCGGCGCGCTGCTCGGGGACCGGGTGCGGATGCAGGAGCACGTGCTCGACCCCGGCGTGTACGTCCGCTCCATGGCCTCGCGCGGCCACCTCGGCGGGCTGTCCCGGGCCACGCCGCAGGCCCTGCGGGTGCTCGACGCCGCGGGCTGCGACGTGGTGCTGCTCGAGACGGTGGGGGTGGGGCAGAGCGAGGTCGAGGTGGCGGGCCTCGCCGACACCACGCTCGTGCTCCTCGCGCCGGGCGCGGGCGACGCGGTGCAGGCCGCCAAGGCCGGCATCCTCGAGGTGGGCGACGTCTTCGCCGTCAACAAGGCCGACCGCGACGGGGCCGAGGAGACGGTGCGCGAGCTGCGCCAGACGCTCACCCTCGGTGCCCCGCCCGGGCCCGGCGACTGGCGCCCGCCGGTGCTGCCGCTCGTCGCGTCCCGCGGCGAGGGCCTCGACGAGCTGCTCGCGGCGCTCGACGGGCACCGCGACTGGCAGGGGTCCACCGGTGCCGGGCGCGAGCGCCGCCTGCTGCGGGCCCAGCGCGAGGTCGAGGCGCTGGCGCTGCAGGCGGTGCGCGAGCGGGTCGGGGGGGTGCGCGACGGCGCGGTCCTGCGGGCCGCGGCCGAGCGGGTGCTCGCGGGGGAGACCGACCCGTACGCCGCCGCCGACGCCCTGCTCGCCGCCGTCTGACCCCGGGCCCGGGTGAGGACCCGCCGCGCGGGTAGGCAGGCGGGCGTACCCGAGCACGAGGAGGCGACGTGTCCCAGCCGACGTACGGCGGCGACCCCGGCGAGACCGACCCGGACGACGGGGCGTACCGCGACCACGGCTCGCTGAGCCCGCAGGCCGAGGGCGGTTCCGTCGACGCGGACGCGGACCCGGCCGAGGACGGGGCGGAGCCCACCTGAGCGGCGAGGTCCGCGAGGGCGTCGAGCTCACCCACCTCGACGGCCCGCTGTCGGAGGCCACGGGCGGGACGAAGCGCGACCTCGTCGAGCACCTCGACGCGGTCGCCGACCGGATCCTGCCCGAGCTGCGCGACCGGCCGCTGTCCGTGGTGCGGGTGCGCCCCGGGCAGGCGCCGTTCATGCAGAAGAACCTCCCGCGGTACGCCCCGCCGTGGGTCGAGCGGGTGGCCCGCCGGACGCAGGCGGGCAAGGAGGTCGTCTACCCGCTGTGCCAGGACCGGCGCACGCTGCTGTGGTTCGCGAACCAGCGGGCGGTGGAGTACCACCCGGCGCTGAGCGACGGCCCGACGCAGGACCGCCTCGTCGTCGACCTCGACCCGCCGGAGGGCGCGCCGTTCGCGGTGGTCGTACGGGCGGCGCGGCTCGTCGAGCGCACGCTCACGGCGGCCGGCCTCGCCGGCGCGGTGAAGACGAGCGGGGCGAAGGGCCTGCACGTGGTGGTGCCGGTGGAGCCGCTGCCCGTGGAGGACGCGGCGGCGGCGACCCGTGCGCTGGCCGCGCGGGCGGAGCGGCTCGACCCGGTGCTCGCGACGACCGAGTTCGTCCGGGCCGAGCGCGGCGGGCGGGTGTTCCTCGACGCGACCCGCGCCGGCGGCGCGACGCTCGTGGCGGCGTACAGCCCGCGGGCGCGCCCGGGCCTGCCGGTGAGCGTGCCGGTGGCGTGGGAGGACCTGGAGCGGGTGCGCCCGGGGGAGGCGACGGCGACGACCGCGGCGGCGCTGCTCGGCGGTGCGGACCCGTGGCGCGACCTCATGCCGGCGCCGAGCCCGGTGCCCGCAGACGTCCTCGAGGAGGGCCGCGCGATCCCCGTGGCGCGGGTGCGCGCGATGCACGAGGGGAAGCGGCGCGCGGCGGAGCGGCGCCGGGCGCAGGGGGACGAGCCGGTCAGCTGAGGGTGGTGGTGACCGCGGGGACGATCACGGCCGCGGTGATGACCGCGGCCTGGACCTCCTGCACGGCCTGGCGGACCGCGGTGCCGGCGACGCCCTGCTCGCCGATCTCCTGCGCCCGGGTGCGGGCGGCGCGCCGGTGCTCCTTGGGCACGACGCCGCCGACGAGGTCGAGCGGCTCC from the Vallicoccus soli genome contains:
- a CDS encoding acetyl-CoA C-acetyltransferase; translation: MGRLLGSLKDLSAADLGGVAIEGALRRAGVAPEQVEYVVMGQVILAGAGQIPARQAAVKAGIPMTVPALTINKVCLSGLDAIALADQLIRAGEFEVVVAGGMESMTQAPHLLPGSRTGTKYGSIEVLDAMAHDALFCAFDQCAMGESTERYNARLGISREDQDAFSARSHQNAARAQKDGRFDEEIVPVTVPQRRGEPLVVDTDEGVRADTTAELLAKLRPAFAPDGTITAGSSSQISDGACAVVVMSRAKAEELGLEWLAEVGAHGVVAGPDASLQSQPANAVRRALAKEGLGVDDLDLVEINEAFASVGIQSTRELGVDPEKVNVNGGAIALGHPVGMSGARIVLSLALELRRRGGGTGVAALCGGGGQGDALVVRVPGA
- the meaB gene encoding methylmalonyl Co-A mutase-associated GTPase MeaB, which codes for MPRPVDVPALVAAAQEGSPRAVARLVSLVEDGAPQLREVMAALAPRTGRARVVGLTGPPGVGKSTTTSALVRAYRGRGLRVGVLAVDPSSPFTGGALLGDRVRMQEHVLDPGVYVRSMASRGHLGGLSRATPQALRVLDAAGCDVVLLETVGVGQSEVEVAGLADTTLVLLAPGAGDAVQAAKAGILEVGDVFAVNKADRDGAEETVRELRQTLTLGAPPGPGDWRPPVLPLVASRGEGLDELLAALDGHRDWQGSTGAGRERRLLRAQREVEALALQAVRERVGGVRDGAVLRAAAERVLAGETDPYAAADALLAAV
- a CDS encoding ATP-dependent DNA ligase, whose amino-acid sequence is MSGEVREGVELTHLDGPLSEATGGTKRDLVEHLDAVADRILPELRDRPLSVVRVRPGQAPFMQKNLPRYAPPWVERVARRTQAGKEVVYPLCQDRRTLLWFANQRAVEYHPALSDGPTQDRLVVDLDPPEGAPFAVVVRAARLVERTLTAAGLAGAVKTSGAKGLHVVVPVEPLPVEDAAAATRALAARAERLDPVLATTEFVRAERGGRVFLDATRAGGATLVAAYSPRARPGLPVSVPVAWEDLERVRPGEATATTAAALLGGADPWRDLMPAPSPVPADVLEEGRAIPVARVRAMHEGKRRAAERRRAQGDEPVS